The Apium graveolens cultivar Ventura chromosome 11, ASM990537v1, whole genome shotgun sequence genome has a window encoding:
- the LOC141697183 gene encoding TMV resistance protein N-like isoform X4 — translation MTLDVAKYPVGLDCLVKAISTLLKSDTEGVIRIGIHGMGGVGKTTLAKAVYNQHCQRFQGSCFLANVREASRTEQGLVCLQKQLIGDVLKRNNINIDNVDQGIELIRARICSRKVLIVIYDLDDPKPLEVLEGSFSPGSVIILTTRNEDLLDSLEVEAKYKVTELDDDQSLQLFAQHAFGDDKLSKKFTELSKVILKRARGLPLALKIFGSNMLNKPEEDWKWFIDRLNRAPIDDIEKKLLVSFDALKPIDPVLQEIFMDVACFYIGQEIEPVVKIMETCYTYVDRGIDILKKRCMITIDEYGILGMHDLLRDMAREIARNNSPEEPGKHSRLWVPEDIGTVLKNRKGSKTIQGIISNNFNYKNEVQEVTFSAESFKKMSKLRFLYLNNVNLTGSFEQTFEDLRWLYWECCPLTSLPSEFYPEKLVTLELPRSKMIRMWEQNMVSQDFVKLKTLNMSNSPNLIATPDFTRLPYLKTLNLGGCSILEEVHISIGSLMTLVDLDLRNCSKLTTLPSSICNLIALEVLTIAGCSSLEVLPIELGYIESLEVLNAWGLTVSTLPDSIGDLSNLVELRLSYNDNLKTLPDSICNLRSLELLDFRFCEKLVEVPDGLGKITSLSELRASNATQLKMIPDISQLSILTELDLSGCHPLLSIAELPSNLKWINATSCTSLVRLPDLSNLKQLVMLNLNNCRSLTEIQGLEGLTSLKVLTLRGCNSSLLAYTLTEHFFQIFSGFGHIMDIMISSAEYPDWISQSSDLVKQMSFDLPPDASDNLQAIVFCFECGGTFKIDYFVKNTTSDFMWCNRTYAQNDNDSLMLIVPRSILSTTDAITRVEVKSNVEMIYGIHLLYKTEITMISADDNDMNNVEDENSYHYK, via the exons ATGACATTGGATGTTGCCAAATATCCAGTTGGGTTGGATTGTCTTGTTAAAGCCATATCAACGCTGTTAAAAAGTGACACAGAAGGTGTCATTAGGATCGGTATACATGGTATGGGTGGAGTTGGTAAAACAACTCTTGCTAAAGCTGTGTATAACCAACACTGTCAACGATTTCAGGGCAGCTGCTTCTTAGCGAACGTTAGGGAGGCTTCAAGAACAGAACAAGGCCTAGTATGTTTACAGAAGCAACTTATTGGTGATGTTCTTAAACGTAACAACATTAACATTGACAATGTTGACCAAGGAATTGAGTTGATAAGAGCCAGAATTTGTTCAAGAAAAGTCCTAATTGTTATTTATGATTTAGATGATCCAAAACCACTGGAAGTTTTGGAAGGATCATTTTCTCCAGGAAGCGTAATTATATTAACGACAAGAAATGAAGATCTGTTGGATTCACTGGAAGTGGAAGCCAAATACAAGGTGACTGAACTGGATGATGATCAGTCACTTCAACTTTTTGCACAGCATGCATTTGGAGATGATAAACTATCCAAGAAATTCACAGAACTGTCTAAAGTTATTCTAAAACGTGCTAGAGGGCTTCCGTTAGCTCTTAAAATATTTGGCTCGAACATGCTTAACAAACCTGAGGAAGACTGGAAATGGTTCATCGACAGACTGAATCGTGCTCCCATTGACGATATAGAGAAAAAACTTTTGGTCAGCTTTGATGCTTTGAAACCGATTGATCCTGTGTTGCAGGAAATTTTCATGGATGTTGCGTGTTTTTACATTGGACAGGAGATAGAACCGGTTGTTAAAATAATGGAAACTTGTTACACGTACGTTGATCGTGGTATTGACATTCTAAAGAAAAGATGTATGATAACGATCGATGAGTATGGTATTTTGGGGATGCATGATCTGCTTCGGGATATGGCCAGGGAAATTGCACGCAACAACTCTCCTGAGGAGCCTGGAAAACATAGTAGATTGTGGGTACCAGAAGATATAGGCACTGTGTTGAAGAATCGTAAG GGGTCAAAAACAATTCAAGGTATCATCTCGAACAATTTCAACTACAAGAATGAAGTCCAGGAAGTAACATTTTCAGCGGAATCATTTAAAAAGATGAGTAAATTAAGATTTTTGTACCTCAATAACGTAAATCTCACTGGAAGCTTTGAACAGACATTTGAAGATTTGAGGTGGCTTTATTGGGAGTGTTGTCCTCTGACGAGCTTACCTTCTGAATTTTACCCCGAAAAACTGGTTACCCTTGAGTTGCCTCGTAGCAAAATGATAAGAATGTGGGAGCAAAACATG GTTTCGCAGGATTTTGTAAAGTTGAAGACTCTAAACATGTCGAACTCTCCAAATTTAATTGCAACACCAGATTTCACTAGATTACCATATCTTAAAACATTAAATCTTGGGGGCTGTAGTATTTTGGAGGAGGTCCACATCTCAATTGGAAGTTTAATGACTCTTGTTGACTTGGATTTGCGGAATTGTTCTAAACTTACAACTCTCCCAAGCAGTATTTGTAACTTGATAGCATTGGAAGTTTTAACAATTGCTGGTTGCAGTAGTCTGGAAGTATTGCCTATAGAACTGGGGTACATTGAATCCCTTGAGGTGCTTAATGCGTGGGGGCTAACTGTCTCAACGTTACCTGATTCTATCGGAGATTTAAGTAATCTGGTTGAGCTGAGATTATCATATAACGATAACCTTAAAACTCTTCCAGACAGCATTTGTAACCTCAGATCACTGGAACTTCTAGATTTCCGTTTTTGTGAGAAGCTAGTAGAAGTGCCAGATGGACTTGGGAAGATTACAAGCTTAAGCGAGCTACGTGCAAGTAATGCTACTCAATTAAAAATGATTCCTGATATTAGTCAGCTTTCAATTTTAACAGAACTTGATCTTAGTGGTTGTCATCCTCTACTGTCCATCGCAGAACTTCCCTCTAATCTGAAATGGATAAATGCAACCAGTTGTACATCTTTAGTAAGATTACCAGACCTATCCAATTTAAAACAGTTGGTGATGTTAAACCTCAACAATTGTAGAAGTTTGACGGAGATTCAAGGCTTAGAGGGACTCACCTCTTTAAAAGTACTTACATTGAGAGGTTGCAACTCTTCTCTTTTGGCATACACTTTGACAGAGCACTTCTTTCAG ATATTTTCTGGTTTTGGGCATATAATGGATATTATGATTTCATCAGCAGAGTATCCGGACTGGATTAgtcaatcaagtgacttggtgAAACAAATGTCATTCGATCTGCCTCCAGATGCGTCAGATAATCTCCAGGCGATTGTTTTTTGCTTTGAATGTGGGGGTACATTTAAAATTGATTATTTTGTTAAGAATACCACAAGCGATTTTATGTGGTGCAACCGTACTTATGCTCAGAATGACAATGATTCATTGATGCTAATAGTACCAAGATCAATCTTGTCAACCACAGATGCTATTACTAGAGTTGAAGTAAAATCAAATGTAGAAATGATTTATGGGATTCATCTGCTGTACAAAACGGAGATTACAATGATTAGCGCAGATGACAACGACATGAATAACGTAGAAGATGAAAATAGCTACCATTATAAATGA
- the LOC141696489 gene encoding toll/interleukin-1 receptor-like protein, which produces MASTSYNQSAISSTATSLHTLWDVFLSFRGKDTRYTFTDHLYKALQRSGIRTFRDDPELSSGEVISRALPKAIQESKAYIVVLSENFATSSWCLEELVEILTCYKRMKSLVVPVFYNIDPSAVRYQIESFRESFEKHQTRHDAEKVNEWCLTLNEVADISGYHISENTQV; this is translated from the coding sequence ATGGCCTCCACGAGTTATAATCAATCCGCAATATCTTCTACTGCAACTTCACTTCATACTCTGTGGGATGTTTTCTTGAGTTTCAGAGGTAAAGATACACGATATACGTTTACTGATCACCTATACAAAGCCTTACAACGCTCTGGCATACGAACATTTAGGGATGATCCTGAGCTGAGTAGTGGCGAAGTAATCTCACGTGCATTGCCTAAAGCTATTCAGGAATCCAAAGCCTACATTGTTGTCCTCTCGGAAAACTTTGCTACTTCATCATGGTGCCTTGAAGAGCTAGTAGAGATCCTCACTTGTTACAAACGAATGAAAAGTTTGGTTGTTCCTGTGTTCTACAACATTGATCCATCTGCTGTGCGATACCAAATTGAGAGTTTCAGAGAATCTTTTGAAAAACATCAAACTCGTCATGATGCTGAGAAAGTGAACGAATGGTGCCTTACACTTAATGAAGTTGCTGACATTTCTGGATACCATATATCTGAAAACACGCAAGTCTGa